In Tamandua tetradactyla isolate mTamTet1 chromosome 21, mTamTet1.pri, whole genome shotgun sequence, the genomic window gtttgaactctcttagcctctGATACCCTATTTTGTTACAtcttgtttccctcttttggtcagaaaggcattattgatcccacggtgccatgGTCaggcacatccctgggagtcatctctcatgttaCCAGGGAAAGttacatccctggatgtcataccccatgtaggggggagggtaatgatttcacttgcagggttgaacttggagaaaggccacatctgagcaacacaagaggtcctcaggaagtaactcttgggcattattataggtaggcttagcttctctgttacagatgTAAGTTTCATAAGCGCAAGCCttaatcaagggcttggcctattaacttgagaTTCCCTAatgtttgcgagaatatcagagaTTTCTCAGGTGGGAAAGTCTAATATgccatatttttcctccagtccctcaagggacttcaccaatactttaaaattatctgtgcaacatactctggaatatatttgGGCATTATATCAAACTATATagaattgcaagacctcattcccaattctaggctctaCGTGTTTAGGTTGCTTACCTGAACAGGACAGGTCAGGTTAGATTGCGTGCTACAGAAACTTAcactttggacaaaataaatctctcttccttattCTCATACAtcaggtgaagttttaaaatacagacaatatcatcctctACCCTGTATTATGTTTACTATTGTCCCAACCACATCGACTTTGTTCTTATTTGTAATTAAAGCCTGGTCTCTTTTTTAGCTTAAAGTTGCTgtatgtaggaatgctgactttcagagctgttaAATTTCAGCTCTGCAtcttaagtgtcacacaggtacccaaagctCTAGGAAAATAACAGGTTATACacatacagcacagcatctctgaatttagaaataacacttaaagttcaggaataaatgtgacagCTGTGagagcttagaatctaggccccaattttcttatatgtattttctaaaagagatcacacaatatctgtcctttttttctggcttattttgttcaacataatgtcctcatggttgaTTTCCcgcattgcatgcctcatggcgttgttcctttctgtagtcgCACAATAtatcatcatatgtatacaccagagCTCGCTCTTCTTCTTTTCAGTCAAGGTGCTttgaccacctccatccattgggcatcatgaataatgctgccataaacatcagtgggAAAATATCTATTCtactccctgctttcagttcttttgagtatataccagTAACAGGATTGCCTAGTCacggcaactctatacttagcctcGTTTGGATCCACTGCGTTATCCTCTGGAGGAGCTGTCCCTCTCTGGTGCCCTTCCAACAGCGAATAGGCGGACCTCTCTCTCCACAATTTCTCTAGCACATCAATcttgctgtttatttattttgaatctgcagattttgttgagatatattcatgatACTAGAGACTGTTAAGCTCTCTTTTTCCCTTGGAAAGAACCTAAGAGGGGAGGAAACATGCAGCATAAAAGATAATAACTAAAACATATTTTGTGTAAGCACCTATGCTACTTCTACATTAAAAATTGCCccagaaaatgctttaaaaacatgACAGAAGAAGTGACTTTTCTGAGTGTGTTGATATCCAACCTGGCCAGATTTTGCCTCAGGGCCACCTTTTATGGCCCTGATACACAGAGAGTGGTCCAAGAAACAGCAACATTTATGTCACCTGGAACTCGTTAGACATGCAGCGTCTTGGCCCCTCCTCAGAACTGCGGAATCAGAACCTGCAGTTTAGCGAGATGTCCAAGTGAGCTGCAGGAGCATGAAATTGGAGAAGCACTTCCTTAAAGCATTGGTACTATCTCTGGCTTACGCACTAGAAACTcctgagttttaaaaaagaattgaagCCCTGGCTCCATCCCAAGGATTCTGATTCATATTGGTCTAGTGTGGGCACAGCATTGGAACTGTTTAGAAGCTTTCCAGATGATTCTATGTGCAGCCAGACTTTTAAgacttaacatttttaaaacaagacaGAGCTGATAAAATTTTCCCTAAAATCTGTGGTCTTCTAATGCCATGTTTCTAACTATTAtgcattttgatgaaatccaaagaCTAGTTAGCTTCTGGCAGACATGGGTAtaattgcctatttttttttccacataatgTTGGTCAATTTCAAGAGCAACTAGGTCTCTCAggataagaaacaaaacaaaataacacacacacacaatatgatGGTCTCGCCCATGAATGCATCTCAGCATTGCAATTTTTACTCTCCTGGACAGGGCACTCAGCAGCACCCTCAAATTATGGCCATTAAGAAGGGCAAAGCAGCCACACCAGCCCTGTCACCACCAGATCACTTCAGGCTCCTAAGATGCAGCTTTCATAGCTCATCTCTGTATGCTTATGAGTCATTTCCTGAAGTGATGAACACAGCAAGTTGGGTAGAGCCATTTGTGCTGTGTTCTCTGAACTCAAAGATTTCTGCTAATTCaaacttctggcttccagtgtGACTGAAGACCTGCATAGAGTCAAAAGATTGCTATCACAGCAAGCTCGGGGCTTGATTTTCACTTTACAGTGATGCCAGCCTGAGCAGAATCTGCAGCTGTTTTGAACTGTGTCTTGGCGTGATGGTCTGGAACCTTACTTAAAAAGAacccttctcttccttttaagcAGCATCAGCCGTGGTTTCACAGCAGCTGACCAAAAACTAGGCATCACCCAGAGTTTCCAACCCATGGGCCACTCCTCTGTGGTGCCTTGAACCCATTTCCATTGCaccaagccatggtggcctgcTGCTGTGAGCCAGATCTGTTTACCCTGTATGCCTTCTAATGAATACTGGTTTCAACGTCCTCTTGAAGGGAGAAAAGTTGGGAAGTCTTGccttagagcagtggttctcaaaccttTTCAACTCAGGACCCCTTAACACTCCTAAAAAGGACTGAGGAACccaaagagtttttatttttgtgggttttATCCAGTGGCATGCTGAAGCCAGTTTGTATCAGCTTGTGAGATGGAAATACTTTTGCAAATCAACTGTTAAAACTGTTGGGAGCTTGATATCAGCAACAGTGTAAGTATTTATACATGAAAACTGgtaaatgctacaaatcagggctatttttctttttctggagagctGGTTTATCAGTACACCACTGGCTTTATCTATCAATGTTTGCCTTATAAGACATTAAAATGGagaactattaaaaatatttattatttcagtcAAAATAATGTAGACCCATTACATGTTAATGTAAAAATCAGGttgtcaataaaaatgattttttttccaaagcaatGATTTAACAAGGACAATGTTATACATTTGTACAAATCTCTTCAATGGCTGTCTTAGTAGAAGACATTTTCATACCTGCACTTGCATTCAATCTGTTGTACTGCTACATGTCATGTAGCCTCCGGAAAACACCACTGTACACtcaagagagaatgagacaaaaaaaaagcaaatattgccTTAGATTTATAAGGAAAACTGGTTTTGACCTTGCACATCATTTGAAAGGGTATTGGAAACCTCTGAAAATTACTGCACTGGAATATTTTTTCTCTGAGATTATAGTTTACTTAACTGCAACTCCTTCATGAAACAGTTAGGTTCACCCTTTGGTCAATTACTCTTCATGTACATTTGGTCTGGTAGTTTTGAAAGGCGTAACCATGCAGGAAGACATTACTGTCCGTGACCTTGTCTTCCCCCCAAGTCTCACTCTGCACCTACCTGAAAATCAGCTACCTGTGGAAGAGCCAGACCTCAGAAACTTCAAATGCTTGGTCATAAGCACTGCTTACCCTTTTCTGCTTGCTCCTGGAGCTCAAGACTTCCTAAAGGACATGCTGATGTTTTTCCTAATATCTAAAATTCAGAAGTGTGACCTAAAAGTTTCCAAGGGTATATTCAATAGCCAATTACTCCATTtccttaaaaatgcttttttctgacTCAGTGGAAAAACCAAGTATTGtgttaagaaaatttaaatgtgttttctgaattattcagaaaccatctattttgaaaaataatgatataagAGTTGATAGGCCCTGTCTGGTTAGAGTGGAGAGCCTGCTTCTGATGACCAGGAGCTGAGATGGCTGCTGACTCATTCAGCAGATCTATTCCTGAAACATTTGCAGAAACTGCAAACAGTTGTGTGTGACAGAATTCAGTAACTGAATTTTTGTTAAGTACAAATAATTTTTCCTTGTCTATGAGTCTTAGAAATACCatattggaatttttaaaaaaactgacttTCAACTTTCAGAGGCACTTGGCtttgctttcaacttttctgttcTCCTTATTCCTAGCGAGGGTTAGACGGCGGGGGCGGTGGCCCATGGACAGGGGAAGCAGCATAGCCCTTCTGGGGGTTTCAACATTTCCTCCTGACTCTGACATAGATTTCTCTCTTCATTAGGAAAAACCTGCAGGCTCTGTTCACTATACCTATAACCCTGGAATCTGAACACaggtcaccaaaaaaaaaaaaaaaaaaaaaaaaaaaggcacagagaGCTAATCAGCCAATGTCTCCGGTAGAATTTCGTTTTTTATTCTCCACTGTCCAACCAGATCCATTCTCCACGCTCCAAGAAGCAGACCTTTATGAACCACATCACCCAGGTTCCCTTTGACCTCAGGTTTTTGTTAAGATCAGGAGCAACGGGAGGCATGGGCCAGAGATCGGTGGGTGAAAGCACAGGGCATTCGTACTCTCCCCACCTTCCACGTGGCGCCTGTGGGCCCCTGGCGCATAACGACTTCCGGCTCTTCCTCCCGCTTCCGGCTGCTCTTCCCACTTCCGACTCTTCCTCCAGCTTCCGACTGCTCCTCCCGCTTCCGGCTCTTCCTCCCGCTTCCGGCTCTTCTTCCGCGTGCCATCCCGCCTGCCGCGCCTCATTCCTTGAATGCTCTCCAGTCAACCCGCGCCCCTGCCTGTCCCAGCCCTGGGAGAGACCGTAATAATTGACTCCAGACAAATACCAAGCAAACTTTCAAGTTTATTAATATAGGTTACaaaaatttaaagagagagagaacatgaaaacagtgaCATTTTAAAAGTACAGACTGATAGCGCAGTGAGTAAGTCGGAGGGatttaatatgtacagaatgaaGAAACAACGTCGGTCAAGCCCCACTGATGGGGAGAAAAGGGCTATAGTAACTAAATTAGCAAAGTCAGTGCTAGTTTCTACTTACGTTACAGTTATATTACTTTAATGTAAATTACTCTATGGTATTTGGAAATAGTTTGCTCTTTTAAATAGGTAAACATAATGCCTTgcaactttccatttttttctttgtttaaaatgacaaaatttttcaTAAGATAAGGATACATttcaacctaatttaaaaattattagtcaAATCAATGACAATTTTCTCGACTTGATACTTCATCATggggttaaaaatatttttataaatcaccTCATTAACTTTTGAGAAAAATGAGTGGGGAATATAGAAGAATTTTGCTAGATTTCAATGCTGATTCCACTTATGTTATTTCTCATCAGACTGACGTAATTgattcttcaaaaaaactgagttGAGTAATTTATCaaacaaaatgtttataaataaagtGTCTAATTAACGTTGCTTGAtggccttatttttaaaaatacatttcctgTATTACATTATGCTTTCATCTCAACAGGAAGTAGTAGCCCAAATGCTCAGAATTCTTTAACTGATAGGCTTTGCTTCTGTGAAACATGCTTGGTGACACTGGCTAAAAACACTAATTCATAATAATgacatttattattaaaatatcactACTGCAAATTAGTTAATGTGTCAGTCTATTgcggttttcttttctttcttttttcttagagaagttgtgggtaaCAGAACATggaatacagggttcccatacacACTGTGGTTTTCTTAGTGGTGGGCCCCTCAACTCCGTATTCAAAGCACCATTCGGAGTGCCCACAGCACAGAGTATGTGCCCAGGTTTGCTTGGGCAAATGTTTCCAGAAGAGAACTGGCCTTGCAGGATCGTCACTGGAAATGAACGCTCCTTTTCTCTATTCTTAAAATGGGTAAAGAAATCTTTTATATTTGCCACCTCCTAGGATGTCACATCCAGTTCTGCCAATGTCTAATAAGCATGCTGAATCCCCAGCCATTCCTGGAGGAAACACCAGGAAGATGGAGTGAATGTGGGGGTCCCGCTCTCTCTGCGCTCTAGGAAGCTCAGCTGCAACCGCCAGCATCTCGAGCCAGAGGGTTCCGGCCAGTCTGGGTGTGCAATGGCCCTGCCATGTGGGTACCCCTCGGGTAGACAGTGCTAGAGGGACTCACGCTCATTCTTGGTTTATATATACAGggtttaaaacttaaaaaaaaaatgccacccatttcaaaaggtttttttttccatttgttttagtaattttaagaaatcaaactttgatgtgtttaaaatgaaaagcacTAGAGCTCTGTCTACACACAGATAGGACCAAGTCTTGTCCCTGAATAACTCAGACAATTTCACACTGTACTTatctgcaaaagctatataagtCCAAATGACAAACCCGGTACTATGGATGGGCATCCTCAGATGTTTAGCACTACATTCTACTATCTAGACTTTGCATACTAAATCAGGTTATTTTCACAACTTCtcggggggagggggaagggttTTCAAAGTGCCTATCCATAATGCACTGCAAAcagtatacatatttatatacaaaaatcacCTAAATATATCAAAAAGTAGTATCCAGTGATTGCTGCAGCATCGGCAATGCACCCTCTGAACAACACTGTCTTCCACTTCTGTTACCTTTTCCTGTAACTAACAAATCTATATGCTCACTGGCTCACCTAAGCAGGAAGCACGCAAATCAAAGGACTGTGGTTCTAGATGGTGAAGTAAATACTCTTTTTGACAGGGTTTAATACAAACCTCAGGTTATTCacttttttagctttttcttttttaacctaacAACAATCCCTTTTTCTAAGTTAACAGCTTCTTGTAAATGCTGTTGTTCAAGTTACTAGAGCAAGTATCCATTTTACTTGCCATCAGCTGACCACTGCTGTTGTAACTGTTCGGATCAGGGCTTTCTTTGCAGCATAAGATACTGTAAAGGTACCTCTGGCACTCAGAGGAAGCAAAGTAGTAAACCAAGGGGTCAATGCAACAGCTTATGCtgctgacacagacacagaggaGATAGGCAAAGTAGGCAGCCTCTGTGGCCGGGTGAAGAGAAAGGGATGAGTAATGCATAATCAAAAGGACATTCGTGGGTCCAAAGCAAATGACAAAGATGCAGAAAACGGCAGCTGACAGGAACAGAGCCCGGGACTTCTTGCTCCGGTTGGCAACCGCGGAAGAGCTAAGACATCGGATGATACACGCGTAACAGACGGTGGAAATGGCCAGGGGCACGAAAAAGAAGACGGCAGAGAAGGCTGAGAAGTAGTTAGCGTAGTAGCCTTGCAGCAGGGTGGCGTTGAGCACGTCGTGGCAGGTGGTGATGTTGAGCCCGGGCACGCGGGTGGTCTGCTCCTGCAGGAGAAGGGGCACCACGCCCCCCAGGGCCACGGCCCAGACGGCCAGACAGGCGCCGGCCGCCCTGCCCAGGGTGCGCCAGGACAGCGAGCGGATGGGGTACACCACGGCCAGGCAGCGGTCGACGCTGATGGCCGTCATGAGCAGGACCGAGGCGTACATGTTGCAGTAGAAGGCGGCCGTGACGAAGCGGCACATCCCGGACCCGAATCGCCAGTCGCCGCCGGAGAAGTAGTAGGCGATTTTGAAGGGCAGCACGCCCACGAAGAGCAGGTCGGCCAGGGCCAGGTGCAGCATGTACACCACGGCCGGCTTCCTGACCTTCATCTTCACCACGAACACCAGGATGGCCGTGAGGTTGAGGGGCAGGCTCACGGCGGCCACGCCCGTGTAGACCGCGGGGACAAAGACGGTCAGCCAGCGGCTCCGCAGGTACCGGGCGGCGTCCTCCGAGATGGGCTGCGCGCCCCCGGGGTGAGGCCGGCTCCCATTGCCCAGCCCGGGGCCGCCCCACCAGCTTTCGTTCCTCTCCTCCGACTCCCCGTTCGGAATCGACTCAAACTCATTGCCGTGATTCCTGAGTAAAAAGGACCGGGGCCTAAAGGTAGCATTTTGTGCTTGTGAGTCTGCAagataaaataaagggaaaggaaaggaatgagTGCAAGAGGCGAGACAAGCAACAGCACGTTTTGCTTTTGGTGTCTTAACAGGAGAATGGGTGGTGAGGAAGGCGTGATGTGCAGATGGATTTCAGACTCTATTTGCAAATGAGCTCCTTGAAAACACCGCAGGGTGTTTTGTTTTGACCCCCGCAAGAACTTTTAAAACTCTGTTCCTCAAAGGGATAGAG contains:
- the F2R gene encoding proteinase-activated receptor 1, which encodes MGPRRLLLVATGLSLCGALLAARTRHADSQAQNATFRPRSFLLRNHGNEFESIPNGESEERNESWWGGPGLGNGSRPHPGGAQPISEDAARYLRSRWLTVFVPAVYTGVAAVSLPLNLTAILVFVVKMKVRKPAVVYMLHLALADLLFVGVLPFKIAYYFSGGDWRFGSGMCRFVTAAFYCNMYASVLLMTAISVDRCLAVVYPIRSLSWRTLGRAAGACLAVWAVALGGVVPLLLQEQTTRVPGLNITTCHDVLNATLLQGYYANYFSAFSAVFFFVPLAISTVCYACIIRCLSSSAVANRSKKSRALFLSAAVFCIFVICFGPTNVLLIMHYSSLSLHPATEAAYFAYLLCVCVSSISCCIDPLVYYFASSECQRYLYSILCCKESPDPNSYNSSGQLMASKMDTCSSNLNNSIYKKLLT